From Triticum urartu cultivar G1812 chromosome 2, Tu2.1, whole genome shotgun sequence, a single genomic window includes:
- the LOC125537680 gene encoding probable serine/threonine-protein kinase PBL7: MGCFPCFDSGSDGELLYPKQGGGGGGNGTGGRTVSAASSSGVGAREERPMVPPRVEKLPAGAEKARAKGNAGMKELSDLRDANGNVLSAQTFTFRQLTAATRNFREECFIGEGGFGRVYKGRLDGGQVVAIKQLNRDGNQGNKEFLVEVLMLSLLHHQNLVNLVGYCADGEQRLLVYEYMPLGSLEDHLHDLPPDKEPLDWNTRMKIAAGAAKGLEYLHDKAQPPVIYRDFKSSNILLGDDFHPKLSDFGLAKLGPVGDKSHVSTRVMGTYGYCAPEYAMTGQLTVKSDVYSFGVVLLELITGRKAIDSTRPHGEQNLVSWARPLFNDRRKLPKMADPGLQGRYPMRGLYQALAVASMCIQSEAASRPLIADVVTALSYLASQIYDPNAIHASKKAGGDQRSRVSDSGRTLLKNDEAGSSGHKSDRDDSPREPPPGILNDRERMVAEAKMWGANLREKTRAAANAQGSLDSPTETG; the protein is encoded by the exons ATGGGTTGCTTCCCGTGCTTCGATTCGGGCTCCGACGGGGAGCTGCTCTACCCCAagcagggcggcggaggcggcggaaaTGGCACGGGCGGACGGACTGTGTCCGCGGCATCGTCCTCCGGCGTCGGCGCCCGCGAGGAGAGACCCATGGTCCCGCCGCGCGTCGAGAAGCTCCCCGCAG GGGCTGAGAAGGCAAGGGCAAAAGGCAATGCCGGAATGAAGGAGCTTTCAGATCTCAGGGATGCCAATGGCAATGTCCTCTCTGCGCAGACATTCACCTTCCGCCAGCTTACAGCTGCCACGAGGAACTTCAGGGAGGAATGCTTCATTGGGGAGGGAGGGTTCGGACGTGTTTACAAGGGCCGTCTTGATGGAGGCCAG GTTGTTGCTATAAAGCAGCTCAATAGGGATGGAAACCAAGGAAACAAAGAATTTCTGGTGGAGGTCCTCATGCTCAGTTTGCTGCATCATCAAAACCTTGTTAATTTGGTTGGTTATTGCGCTGATGGAGAGCAACGCCTTCTGGTGTATGAGTATATGCCCCTTGGATCATTGGAAGACCATCTCCATG ATCTCCCTCCTGATAAGGAACCGTTGGACTGGAACACTAGGATGAAAATTGCAGCTGGTGCTGCTAAAGGGCTGGAATACCTCCATGACAAGGCACAACCACCAGTTATATATAGAGACTTCAAGTCATCAAATATTCTATTGGGTGATGATTTCCATCCAAAGCTGTCAGACTTTGGTCTCGCTAAATTGGGTCCTGTTGGTGACAAGTCTCATGTCTCTACACGTGTGATGGGAACATACGGCTATTGTGCTCCAGAATATGCTATGACAGGGCAACTTACAGTCAAGTCAGATGTCTATAGCTTTGGAGTGGTGTTGCTTGAGTTGATTACTGGCCGGAAGGCCATTGACAGCACCAGACCTCATGGGGAACAAAACCTCGTGTCGTGG GCACGCCCTCTTTTCAATGACAGGCGGAAGCTCCCAAAGATGGCTGATCCAGGGCTGCAGGGACGATATCCCATGCGTGGGCTCTACCAAGCCCTCGCTGTGGCGTCAATGTGTATTCAGTCAGAGGCTGCTTCGCGACCACTTATCGCTGATGTTGTGACTGCTCTTTCCTACCTGGCGTCCCAAATTTATGATCCTAATGCGATCCATGCCTCGAAAAAGGCAGGTGGCGACCAGCGAAGTAGGGTTTCTGATAGTGGAAGGACACTCCTGAAGAATGATGAGGCAGGCAGCTCTGGACACAAGTCGGATCGGGATGATTCCCCCAGGGAGCCTCCACCGGGTATCCTTAATGACAGGGAGAGGATGGTGGCTGAGGCGAAGATGTGGGGTGCGAACCTGCGGGAGAAGACGCGTGCTGCTGCCAATGCACAGGGGAGCCTTGATTCTCCAACTGAAACCGGATAG